TTATCCACCTGTGCCGCAGCCAGTGTGGCACCGTCAGAGGTTTCAAATGCGGCGACCCGGTCATTCACATCACTCCAGTTCTGGACGGTGACGCTATCGGTGGTTCCGATAATCGACACTTGAAGATCATTGCCGGACTGACTGAACCACAACTGATCCTGTGAAACGCCGTCGCCAAAGACAAGGCGATCATCGCTGCCACCTTCACCGGTATTGACGATCTGGTCTGCGCCATCACCGCGGGCAAAACCATAACGGTCATTACCTGCGCCACCGGTCAGCAGGTCATCACCAGCACCCCCGGCAAGGATGTCATCACCGTCAGTTCCACCGAGAATGTCATTACCACTGGTTGCCACAAGAATTTCCATGACGCCCGTGGT
Above is a window of Alphaproteobacteria bacterium HT1-32 DNA encoding:
- a CDS encoding hemolysin-type calcium-binding protein codes for the protein GTGGFHLDFTDGGAPGADASGTGNSLTLRGSVPQDTDDMPETTGVMEILVATSGNDILGGTDGDDILAGGAGDDLLTGGAGNDRYGFARGDGADQIVNTGEGGSDDRLVFGDGVSQDQLWFSQSGNDLQVSIIGTTDSVTVQNWSDVNDRVAAFETSDGATLAAAQVDNLISAMASLTPPALDETELSDSLHDQLDTVLAASWSDSNS